The Bombus pascuorum chromosome 13, iyBomPasc1.1, whole genome shotgun sequence nucleotide sequence AGTAAGATACTAGGTACAAACTATTGCACCGTGTTCTCTGTACTTAGAAGTCCCGAAGAGGGTGAATCGTTTAAACGGATCATCTGAAAGAATCGTCCAACGAACAGAAAAGCAAAGACCATAACCGTGAGAAAGAGCAAGAATTTGAGTACGTTTGAGCCGCGAGGGCGATTAGTCAGGATTGAACAGCCGGATCACGAGTGATAATTACGAGTGAGGAGCAGTGCTAAAAACGAGTGCATTGGTTTTCGcgcgtgaaaaaataaaagtgttAATCATTGAAGGAGTTCGTGGGAGACGTGTGATCACCTTCGACAAAAGAACTTGGACGTTGACGTAATCAATTCTATATATAGGTGTTCGAAATTCACGAAACCGTGAAACGaacattatataaaagagCGAAGTACTCTCGATCGCggacaataatttttcttttctttcgtgcaTCTGTTAGAATCGACATTTACTCCCAATCTAGACATTTTCTCCCTGTGATCAATTGTACTTTTCAATCGAACACTCGTGTACTTAAATCCTTAGAAAATCGATAATCGCTTTGTAAATTTACTTAGTGATTGTGAAGATCTTGGAACAATATCGTTAGTCGTACGATCGATACATCATTTATCGACCCGATCGTTTAATCGATAAGACAGGTCTCTATTGATCGAAGAGGATCCACGAAGTTTCCCTGCCGATCGACACACCCGACGGCATCCAAAATACTCTTATAACCCGTAATGTATTTGAGATCGCACGTTGAGGCAGCAAAAGGGAGGCACGAGAATGCAAGAGAGGCGATAGAAGTTGGCTGCGGAACAAAAGGTCGAGGTAACATTGGATCGGCCGCGAGAGACAAGGGCAAGACGAAGAGATCTCTGGTGAACTGCTGGGATTTCGAAGAGCCTCAGCTGCTTCATCCGAGATTGGCCGACAGAGATTCAAAACAGGCGTGCGTACGACGCGGTATGAGCGAAGGTGAACGAGCAGTGACCACGCCACGAATTGGCTGGCGAAAGCTTACTGATCCTGGCGACTGACACGAATCCAGGAACTCGGGGGCAGGTCCGAAGCGATAGCATCAGCTACTGTTTCATCGTCAACGTCATCGTTGTCCTGCCACTCAAACAATTAGCCACTGCCACTTGAACTCTCGTGGAAGAAAGATCTTCGAACCTCGATCCATTCGACAGGATACCGCTATATCCTGACGCATCTTGGTCCCTGTCGATGTCAGCCAAATGCAAGAGAACGCTCTGTTGAGATTTACGTCGAGAACATTGAAGACGGACCCGAAAATGGCGGGTAATCGGTGTCGGTAGCAGACGGGGTTATTGCCTAAAAGAGCGATCTCCTCGTCTTGCATTATTCCTAGGGGAGCCACATCTGAACCGTTCAATTGGTTTCGGCTAGAATCCCATTTTTCTCTCTTGTCACGAGTATTTTATTCTCGTCGATCTCCCTCTGAAGCCAGTTGACGAACTTTGTGTCGTTGttcttgttttttcttctctttgttCATACCGTTGTTGaataaaacaacaaaaacaaacgGGTCCGCGGTTGACCCATAGACAATAAATCGTAGGTGATAAGAGTAGTGGTAAAATGTAGTTGTGAAACGATTAAGGATTCAAATTTGGAAGAAGGATAAGAAACGTCGAAAGGGAAAAACCCCCTGTCGTGATACCGCAAGCAGTATCCTCGCTGAGTGATCTCCCGTGAGACCACGAACAATTATAccaaatttaaaaagagagaggagaaacatacatacatacatatatatatattatatatatatatagatagatattacatacatatatatagtattcGCGCTTAAGATCTGCTCCTTTTTCTGCGATCATCATGCCGCCTACTCCGAATAAATTGAACTTGAGCTTCGCCAGAAACGCGTACAGCGTGTTTGGAACACGCGGTACTAATACCACCGCTGATCAACAGCGCGAGCAGAAAACGGAACTTTTGGAGGGTAAGAGATCACCGCCTACTTAATCAAATTATTTGGCAGCGATTCTATCGAATCGTCCTTGACGATCCTACCGAATGAAATCGCCGTCCATAAATAACGTACCATTGATAGTCCGTTTAATTGATGATTACGAGCATTTCACATTGTTACGAAGCAATTTATTTCACGCGgttatttctatgaaatttcatcgccTGTCGTCGATTATATCGATCTAATTATTTGGCCATTGTGTTATTTCAGGAACCAGAGGCAATGGAATTCTCCACCTAAAGAATGGCATCGATTACATCAACCCTGGTGAAGAAGatcaaatggaaatttatgggtaggtacatacatacatatcgCGTGTTGAAAGTGTCACGATGTTATGCAACGCCTTTTCCTGTTTCCTCTAGATACAAGAGAAACAATATTCTAACCGCCGTTACTTGGTTCTTGATTATCATTACCGGAGGGCTTCTTAGATTGGTCTTTCACTGGATACCGCATCTTATGTTGCTAGCAACTCATTCCAAATGTCAATTAGAAACCGCAGACACTGTTTTGCTGGTAGAAAAATTCCAAGGAAAACACACgagttattacgtaaagaaaTTGCAGACTTTGGCCGCTCAAGATATACTGTAagcatttcttattttatcaacgacatcttttttattaatttcaagctaatattttacatatatttcaagcGGTAAACCTTTCGATGGAAAATCATTGATGGATAACGAACCATGGATGGAGAACGGCAGCGTGATAACCGTCAAGGAAGTAAAGGAAGAATATCCTTCCTCACTCTCGCTGCATTTAGCTGGTGGACAATTTAAACGTAAGTATTCAATGattaagagaaatatttttttttttttgtggtaAGAAAAGTCTtctggaaaatatttcttcttcgtatAAAGAgattaatcaatttatatttgtatacagAGGTTCCGTCGATCATTCTGTTCCACTGCAAGAAGTTAACTTACGTTTGGGACCCCGAGAGATCCGAGTTCCTAAAACTTCGTGGTTTAGACGTTGGTGTCCTAACTTCCACATTACATCAAATGCAAGGATTAAATTCGCTTGAACAGCATATGAGGCAAATATCCACAAAAATTCccataaacataataaatttattttgcgacactttatctaaaaaatattttccgatTTCTTTACAGACGTTGCGTTTACGGAAACAATGAAATCGTGATTCGAGTAAAGAGTATTTTAACGCTGCTTTGTCTCGAGGTCCTTAATCCATTCTACGTCTTCCAACTGTTTAGTTTTTGTCTCTGGATTGCCGAcaactattattattacgccATGGTCATCTTGGCCATGTCCAGCGTCGGCATAATTATGGCAGTCTTCCAGACTCGTCGGGTATGAAACTTTTCGGTCGCTTGTTGCATCAATCTctgaattatattaataaccaAGGATCCTTTTGCAGAACCAACACAACTTACGTTCCACTGTACACTCTTCCGACGTGGCAACGGTGATGAGAGACCGCGCGACCGGGCAAACAGCGACCGTGCCTGCTGAAAAATTGGTACCTGGTGACATTTTGGTTATTCCATCTCATGGCTGTTTGATGCCTTGTGACGCAGTGCTTCTGACTGGGAATTGCATTCTGAATGAATCTATGTTGACCGGAGAGTCGGTTCCTGTCACAAAAACACCTATTCCTTCGTCTAATGAAATGATATACGACATTAAGGAACATGCGAGACACACCCTGTTCTGTGGTACTCGAGTTATTCAAACGAGATACTACGGTTCGGAGAAGGTAACTCGAAACattagaatttctaattaattttctaagttCGTTATTACTAGACAtatctatgcaaattcatatttttacggGCAGAACTGAAAAAAATGAGACCTGAACAGAgatttgtttctttaaatattttatatattcttgcatattatatgcattctatgcatttttgcatttcctataaatttataaaaatctgcagtctaaTTATTGTATAGGGACTTTGGAAAATGATTAATGATTATTGACcgcataatttatttttcttacagGTTTTAGCTGTTGTCGTGAGAACTGGGTTCAACACCAGCAAAGGTGGACTGGTCAGATCCATTATGTACCCTCCACCCGTCGATTTTAAGTTTGAACAAGATTCTTACAAGTTCGTCGTATTATTGGCTGGTATAGCTAGTATTGGCGTGATTTACACCATTGTGACGAAAGCTATGAGAGGTGTCCCAAACCATCACATCGCTCTTGAAGCATTAGATCTGGTTACCATCGTAGTACCGCCAGCTCTACCAGCGGCTATGACAGTTGGTCGAATGGTGGCACAACGCAGACTCGAGAAAAACAAGATTTACTGTACGAGTCCAAGAACGATCAATGTGTCAGGATCAATTGACTGCATCTGTTTTGACAAAACTGGGACGCTGACTGAAGATGGTCTTGACATGTGGGGCGTAGTGAATACCATCGATAAGAAGTTCCAGCCGCCTATCAAAGATATCACATCCTTGCCCCTAAACGATCTTCTCATCGGAATGGTGACTTGCCACGGAATCACTATAATAGAAAATCAACTCGTCGGAGATCCACTCGATCTAAAAATGTTTGAGTCTACGGGTTGGAGCTTGGAAGAGCCCGATGTATCCGATACGTCAAAATTCTCGATGCTTTTCCCTACAATAGTGCGACCACCAAAAGGCTCCAATCTATTGAAGAAGCTACCCAACGAAATAAGAATCTCGATCAGCCGACAAAATTCTATGTCTTCTGACGTGATCGATAACATCTCTTTAAACAACATTGATACCACGTTGACTGGTTCCACGACAGAATTGGGGGAGCAAGGTTTAGAAATTGGAATCGTTCGTCAATTTCCGTTCACATCTAGTCTCCAAAGGATGAGCGTGATTACCAGGACGTTGGGAGCTAATCATTACGACCTCTATTGCAAAGGCAGCCCAGAAATGATTCTCAGTCTCTCCAGAGCAGAAACCAGTAAATATTGCAACacatcttttaaattttgtgtTTTAAACTCTCTTCAAGTTATGACTAATCGTATTGTTTTTATAGTCCCAGCAGATTTTGGCACTGTGTTACAAGACTATACTTCGGAAGGCTACCGTGTGATCGGCCTCGCACACAAATCTTTGAATCGTCTTCCTTACGCCAAAGTCCAGCGATTGAGTCGCGAATCTGCAGAGTCCGATCTGACGTTCTTAGCATTCGTCATTATGGAAAACAGATTGAAACCAGAAACCACGCCTGTGATCAGTGCATTAAACACTGCCTGTATAAAGACTGTCATGGTAACTGGTGACAATATGCTGACTGCACTATCCGTTGCCAGAGACTGTGACATCGTGAAGCCAGGTACACCCGTCATTGCGGTTTCTGCCACTCAGCAGAACCAGATGAAACCACAAATCTATTTCACGAAGAGCAGCAGTCAGCCATCTATGGGACACGGAGATCTCAGCGAAATGACTGATTTGAATAGTGTAGCTagcttggaaacagtggagaGTGGCTCCTTTGGGAATAATCAGTTCGATAACGATGTCAATTATTTAGCCGACGAGTAAGTTCATTCAGCTATACACCATTATCTTTACATTTACTACTACAGTAAATTAGTGCGAAACTTACACATTCGCTTATTTCATAGTTTaggattaaatttaaattaatccaATAGCGAACGTGTTAACATCTAATTCCTCACTTTTGTGTGTCATTGTTTCAGCTTACACCATTCAAAAAACAAATACGTGTTTTCTCTCACGGGTAAAACGTGGGCACTAGTCAAACAATATTACCCAGAACTGATTCCCAAACTTGTCACTCGTGGAGCAATCTTTGCGAGGATGTCGCCAGACCAGAAGCAACAACTCGTTCAGGAATTGCAATCTTTGGGATACTATGTTGGTACGTAACTGAATTCTTCttcaaacaatttatattatcttgatcgaaacgttaattttaaatattattttcagctATGGTAGGTGATGGGGCAAACGACTGTGGAGCTTTGAAAGCTGCCCACACCGGAATTTCTCTCTCTGACACTGAATCTTCAGTAGCATCGCCGTTTACAAGTCGCGAGACTAACATTTCTTGCGTATTGACCGTGATTCGAGAGGGTCGCGCAGCTTTGGTCACTTCCTTCGGAATTTTCAAGTATATGGCTAGTTACTCGCTCACTCAATTCATCTCCGTGATGCTGCTGTACAGTTTCGAGTCGAATTTGACAGACATCGAGTTCCTCTACATAGATCTCTTTATCATCTCGATCTTCGCTTTCTTCTTTGGTCGTACCGAGGCTTACGATGGTCCATTAGTCAAGACAGCTCCTCTGAACAGTCTCATTAGCATCACTCCCATTCTTAGCTTAGTGACGCAAATTTTGATTGTGGCTCTATTTCAGTCCGTTAGTCTATGGCATCTTCAACAAATGGATTGGTTCAAACCGTTCAATGCTACGGAGAAAGCTGCTGAGAACAAGGACGATGTGAGCTGTACCGAAAATTACACAGTTTTCATAATCAGTTCCATGCAGTATATCATTCTAGCTGTGACATTCTCTAAGGGTCATCCATATAGAAAATCTCTGTTCACGAATTACGGTCTGCTCACCTCGTTCATTTGTCTCAGCCTCTTCTCCGTTTACCTCGCGACCTTTCCCTTTGAGTGGTTGAGTAACTGGTTCGAGCTGATTCTTCCAGAGAACGTTGGCTTCCGCTTCATCTTGGTCGGTTACGGTATCGTCAACTTCGTGATCTCGTTGCTAATGGAGTACTTCTTTGTTGACTACCtcgtttttagaaaattacgcTATCGTTGGCATAACATAGACAAATCTAGACGAAAGTTCCTCGCGATTGACCGTGACATGGCACGCGATTTAAAATGGCCACCGATCTCCCAAGAACCGTTACCAGAAGCTGCTCCCGATATTCTGATTCGTCAAAACGTCACCGAGATCAAGATCGAGAAACGCGTTCCCGAGTCCTGTCATCCTGTGGACACGAGCTTCATGAACAGCCCGATCTGTGAGAACTTTAAGCACTTTGGCTCTGCCAGAGAAGTCACTCTAAATCCCAAGTCCTTGTTCAACGATCGCAGAAACACCGTATCCATGCAAACGGTTCCTTGCTTCGAGGACAGAGATTCCGTGTTGAAACAACCGAACATAGAGCTAACAGCGAAGAGAAGATACAATTCGGAATCGGAGAAAGGAATCAATCGGTACGAAAAAGCCAGTTTTAAGAGCCACAGCACAAATCCAATCGCAACCTTGCCTAGGAACACCGCTATGGCTCTTCAACCGCAGAAATTGAGGGATTTGAAGAGCACCTTGATGCACAAAAGCGAAGATGGCTTGTCTCCCTGTACACAAAGTGTCCTTGAACTTGATATTCTACCGTCGTAGAAGAGAGCGATTTATTCTCGTGGGATTTGAATTGGTAGTGACCAAAGAACGGTACTTCGAGTAACAAACGGTAATCGTTTCAAGTTTGATGAACGATCTATTGTTTGCTATTCGACGTACCTGCCCGATTTCATAGACCGGATTGTCACGAAGTATCTCCACTTTATCTGCCAGTGCATTTGTTGTCCCATGACAATTGCAATACAAGACTGTTTTCAGCTGCTGTACGGAACCACTCAGGAACGTTTAATTCAGAGATGATCAGGAAAGTTTCGAATCACCAGCATTCAACTGGAAAAAACGATATGGCAAGTTTCCGACACGATCTCTAATCTAAATATCGTTCACAAGAGTGCATTTAGAATGCCGCGGCATTCACGACAGCTTGGTAACCAACGATGCATCCCACGAGCATCGTACGGTAGATCAACTGAAGGGGTCCCTTTTGACCTGATCTTTCTTCGTCCTCCTCCTTTACTAGTATTCGAGCATACCAGACTCGAAAGAGAAAGTATTATCATTAGTTTATTTAACTTAGATGATGGATTTTAACTTACTCTGCCGTCAGGGAGCAATGTTCTAGAAGATCAATCACCTTGGCGCAGATTGAACGAAATAGATAGTTAGAtacgttctttttctctctttttttttttttttttttttggatcTCTTTCGCGTTTAGACGTCGTCTTTTTTCACTGCGGTTTCAAAGatatacttaaaaaataaattaaagataatataatacatgGATCACGCGCTTTGTGTGACAAGATGTATAGATGGTTGCGAACGCTAATGAATTTTCTAAACTAGGAAACTATAGGGAATTGATCATATTCCCGTTTTCACGACgagctgttttctttttttcggtGATATCTAGTTTAATTTCGTCGATCTATAGTCAGGCTATtgttattgaaaatatcggACAACCTAAAACGACGCTCGTCACGTTATCGACGTTAGTAGAACAAAaagttatttgtataaaaataatgaaatttcgtcgTGAAAGCGGGAAGTTAGTGTATTTTTTTGTTGGTGTGAAGATGGGAAACTTGTAACTATACCGTAGTTTATCCCATGATAATCTTATTTAATAGAACTTCGAGAACCGACGTCCTACGATCTGCAAATGCAGAAATTCGATGCTCGTTGTCACAGATACTTACTGTTAAACCGAATAACGAGATAAATGTGTACTTATATACgcaatgaaaaatacatactTAAGCGCGTTATTCTATTATTTGCAACGCTAAGCTTGCGTTGAATTATAGCGGTTGTCGAATAACAAAGTATGTTTTTAATGTAAAAGCCTTGTTCTTTCGTCCCATCCATTAAAATGcacaaaaagaaatagatagacaataataaaataaaaaactgaaCATTTATTAAGCGCGAATACAAACGAATATCACACGCacttaatttacaaaatatccaCATCGTTACATTTCACACTGTATGTCAAGAATGTAGACGCTTTTTGCCTCGAAAGGCTTAGAtaatcgacgaaagaaagttcACCGGGCGCGACTTACAAGTTAAAACAATTTCCACGCATCACCTCGtttcgttagaaaattatatgttaGAAATCGATGCATGATAGCAACAGTTCTTCCACCTCGAACACGGACAACTTTGTTCCTGACTTTAAACATTATCTCATCACAATGTTTCACATTCCTCGAGCGTAGAATCGTCGAAATTCCCAGTTACACAGTTCCTAGATCCTCGGTATCTATCATTCGATCATTTTCCAGCCAGTTACGAAATCGTCAGAGATCCTGTCTAATACCGTGTCGTAAACTTTGTTTCATGCAAAGTTTTTACAGAGAACGATCTCTATCCCTTTTGATTCGTCTCGCTACGAATTGATAACGTAGGTTATCCAGTCGACCGTTTTAGCTACCCGATGATAGATTCCTGGCTGGCCTGGCTGAGCACACGAGTAACCCGCTGAAACGATACCTATTAGGTACCATCGTCCTGTTTTCTCCAACATCAGTGGCCCACCACTGTCACCCTGAAAATCACAGGCAAAGAACTCttaatctcttttttctttttttttttttacacaatAAAGCAATACTCAGTTCTTTCACATTCAACTTGAACATTCTAGATTATGTACTATATGTACGGGATGAGTTGAATATAATGGGTGAAGCTTTAGGAAGAAATAGCCATTGGCAGTAAATAGCTGTATCTGGTACCCGTTTTATAGAGACGATGTAATTCATCGTTAAAGttattagtaaattaatattccggttaattattaaattaaactcaCTTGGCAGGAGTCCTTGCCACCTCCACGGTACCCAGCACACATCATCTCGTCATAAATCACAACGTTAATCCCATTGGACCGATGCCATCTCTCACAAATTCGATTGTCTATCACAGGTACGTCTACTGCCTGTAGTGTCTTGGGGCGTAATCTCGATCCTGTTCATTTGAACAGAATTCAATATACGACCATCATTAGCCCGAACTCTGTAATGTTTCAGATAAATCGTTTCTGTATTTACCAGCCTGCAACGCTCCCCATCCAGCAGCCCATCCATACTGTCCTAGAAAGTCCTCGTTTTTCTCGGGCAAACAGATCGGCGCTATGTGAGGCATGTAATGAACCGGTCGATCTAATCGTAGAACAGCCACGTCGAACCTGAACAACAGGCAATTTCATTTCAGCGTCTGCTAGAAACACTCGTGAAATGTCAACGTACCTGTCAGCTTGAGGAGTGAACTTGAAGTAAGGATGAACGCGAATCTCTCTGACACCGAAGGTGTATGCTGGTAACGTCTCGCTAGCGGAATTTACTACGTAATCACCTAGAGTGACTTGAACTTGACGAGCTGATGCCCTaaacgtaaaacgaaagaaaaattgaaagaaaatagagaCCGATATTGCACTTGCAGAATTTTTATCATAGTATCGAGGCTTTCAATTCTGAGCCACATATAGAACTTCGAGAAATTCTGCAAGTCGTAACAGCTTCAGATGTTCGATATTCCACTTACTTGGCTACACAGTGACCAGCAGTGACGACGTGGAATCGATTAACGAGAGTGCCGCCGCATCGACTGGACCCGATTCGTATATACGCCTGAGAAAGTAGAACATTTTCTCTGTTTAAAAGACGATACAAAAGGCTGGAAAGGATTGACTACGATTCGTCAATGCAAATCTGACCTGCCATGGAAAACTGCCGAATCCTGCGTCGTCGCCTCCGACGATTCTTCTTTGCGCGGTTTGCTTCGAGACGGGAATCCCGCAGCCTGTAATTACGAGGATGTAGATTCTCCATTTCAATCTAAATATGTAGTATCGGTTTGCAGTGTTCGTTTACGAGCAGCTCTTGAAGAGTTAGTAGcggaatatgtataaatacacTGCTCAAAACAATCAGGGCATCGTTTTCCGTATcaattgcatttttatatctttttcttgcgtttatacgtttttttaattattacctTAACCTTTTTAAgacgaatttttcttttaacaacGAACGTAGTGATACATTAGTTCAGATTATGATACATGCGAATTTGAGAAATTAagtttaattatcatttttaaaactATCAGATGAAcaactattatatatttcagtCTATCAATTATAATAGAATCTTCTCTTTGCTTATTTAACGCAATAGAATCATTCATAGTAACGATcctctaattattttatgcagtatatatgtatgttcaaACACTTTGGTACCGTGGCGACGGAAACATCTTTCACTTGATAACGTTTCGTTGGTCTTCAAGTTAGTATTACCGAATTAGACTTGGAGTAATTCAATGAAACATTTGACGATCAAACTACCAAGCAATAACACGTTTTAAATCGCGACTCTATCGATTCTGTTTCTTATATTccgttaaaataaaagtgtCCTCTTAAACGCGGTTCGactggaagaaaaatttcacttaTTTGTAACTACTCTGTAAGTTAATTAGATTTATGGAAATCTCTTTTTATACTCGTATAGACGAGATTGATGATTAAAGATGGAGATCGTACTTCAGGGGGACGGAGGACTTATTCCTCGCGAACTAGGAACACCGGAAGTGGATACGAAATTCAGAGGACGCGCGTGACAAGAGAACCGTCGAAGAAGTGCGGAACAGACTCGTTGTTATCACGATGAACATGCAAGATCGATTGACAAATAAGGTGAGAAAACTTCATCCGAAGGAAGGCAGGCAGGAAGATCGCGACACGTGCAAGTATCGAAAGAGGAAGACGAAGATGACTTATTGTGCCGGCTGGTGTACATCCTATCATGCTTTGGAAGGTGTAAACAGAGAAAGTGAAGGCATTCGATGACATGCTAAGGAAAGTGCAAGTGTTAAAGAGACGAGTAATTTACAAGTCAAGAAGATTTCGACATGCTGATGAAAGTGctaatgtaatatttgtaggacaaaaaagagaaatagacaagtagaaaaaaaaaagaaaaactaaaaagaacaaaaatatggaatagCGAAGAAACATGTAAATGGGAATAAAGGAAGATCGAGTGAAGTaatgcaaaaaaaaagagagaagataTGAAAGAAACGTCTCTTAAATAAGAGAGAAGAATAACGTCATTCAGGAAGCATTTCCAAAGAAAGACAGCGGTGGTCGATCATGCTAGTGCAAGAATCGGATGACATGCTTCTGTAGGAAGGACTTACGATCATCGTTGGCGGTCTCCGTGTAAGTATCCAACGGAAGCGGCTGAGATTGATCTCTAGGTGCCTCAATCAGGTTATAATCAGAGCTACCTTTCGGTTCTTTCCGCTGACAACAAGCGTACATGATGCCACCGCAACTGCCGTCCAAAAGGCCAGCGGACATCCAGCACATTAGAAAAAATTCGCAGCTTCGTCCGTCAGCGCACAACGTATCGTCACCCTTCCACAGCGGTCTTTTTTGTTGACGCGGCTCTGCACAAAACAGGGCAAActgttctttcttctcctttctctcttaCGACATTTTTCCCCTTTTTGTCTCTCCAAAAcggataattaaaatgaaacaacgGAAGGTCCTCGTTACTCGTTGATTTTTCACGTTTACGTTTCATACCAGACATCTCTGATATGTGCAAAGCAAGGTCTGATTACTCCAAGCCTAGCTTCAGAATACTTTCGCAAGAGAAACGAGCTGAAAATATTGAGCAATTCGCGAGAGAATTGAAAATGAGCGCAATCGTTTTAAAAAGTCACCGAAAGAAGTTTTATTTCACAGGGCGTCGTTAATACAATCGCGATGTGGTTTAACGAAATCGTAAAAGCAACAGGAAAGAACCTTCGAGCGCTTCTGTCGTAACGATACGACCAACGCGGATGACGGAAATCGTCGGCTCGACGGAAACGGGTCCGAATGTCACAATCGTTGCGACACCCGGTTAGGATATTGCGCCCGGGCTAATTTACAATTATCCGACTAGTACGAAATCCAGAGGCGCGATGTAATGTAATCCGGTATCGGTTTCACTCATTGGATTAGCGAAAGACCGGAAACGCTCTGCGAAACGGACTTTCAACAGGTGCGACTAGACCACGGCTCATCGGTACGTCGCTCTCTGTTAAAACACCGATCAACGCTGATCGTTTCACGGGGAACGTACCTGATTCTAACCTAGGGTAATCGTCGAGGGTTTGCTTTCGATGATCTGGAACAACAATTTCCTctcttaataaaaaagaaaaaaattatcaagttatctttttcataaaagatatttaaccgtcaaagttataataaaaaccATTCATGGCCATTTCGTAGCTAttctatattgaaatttctgttcaatcaaagataaaagaaaaatagaaaaatcaagtggaataaaatatcgaatccaATTCAACATAGAACCGCAAACAGTTAACacgatatgaaaaaaaaatcaagCCGATGCTAGCTTTTCCCATCCTTCCAACCAAACCAGAGATCGACGTCACAAATTTCAAGTGCCATTTACgtacatatctatatataatatattttaccaatataaacATCACacgagaaagataaaataaatctatttttgttaattttctgaCTCTCGTGCCACTTGAtggtgaaataataaataaataaatacggaAAGATTGAAGGTGGAAAAGAtgcaaatggaaaattttgatGTGGAATTGGTTGACAACATATCGAATGTTAAAATTCTTCTATAAAATACGAGAAATGTGATTTATgctttttatttcacattataCATTACCTCTGATCTCGTCCTCAAAATCCGGCAAGTGGTTAGACTGTTGGAAAAACGATGCGCTGCCACCCACCGGGGGTGGGATGTCGTTGTCACGGAAGATCAATCGTGG carries:
- the LOC132913709 gene encoding polyamine-transporting ATPase 13A3 isoform X1, translating into MPPTPNKLNLSFARNAYSVFGTRGTNTTADQQREQKTELLEGTRGNGILHLKNGIDYINPGEEDQMEIYGYKRNNILTAVTWFLIIITGGLLRLVFHWIPHLMLLATHSKCQLETADTVLLVEKFQGKHTSYYVKKLQTLAAQDILGKPFDGKSLMDNEPWMENGSVITVKEVKEEYPSSLSLHLAGGQFKQVPSIILFHCKKLTYVWDPERSEFLKLRGLDVGVLTSTLHQMQGLNSLEQHMRRCVYGNNEIVIRVKSILTLLCLEVLNPFYVFQLFSFCLWIADNYYYYAMVILAMSSVGIIMAVFQTRRNQHNLRSTVHSSDVATVMRDRATGQTATVPAEKLVPGDILVIPSHGCLMPCDAVLLTGNCILNESMLTGESVPVTKTPIPSSNEMIYDIKEHARHTLFCGTRVIQTRYYGSEKVLAVVVRTGFNTSKGGLVRSIMYPPPVDFKFEQDSYKFVVLLAGIASIGVIYTIVTKAMRGVPNHHIALEALDLVTIVVPPALPAAMTVGRMVAQRRLEKNKIYCTSPRTINVSGSIDCICFDKTGTLTEDGLDMWGVVNTIDKKFQPPIKDITSLPLNDLLIGMVTCHGITIIENQLVGDPLDLKMFESTGWSLEEPDVSDTSKFSMLFPTIVRPPKGSNLLKKLPNEIRISISRQNSMSSDVIDNISLNNIDTTLTGSTTELGEQGLEIGIVRQFPFTSSLQRMSVITRTLGANHYDLYCKGSPEMILSLSRAETIPADFGTVLQDYTSEGYRVIGLAHKSLNRLPYAKVQRLSRESAESDLTFLAFVIMENRLKPETTPVISALNTACIKTVMVTGDNMLTALSVARDCDIVKPGTPVIAVSATQQNQMKPQIYFTKSSSQPSMGHGDLSEMTDLNSVASLETVESGSFGNNQFDNDVNYLADDLHHSKNKYVFSLTGKTWALVKQYYPELIPKLVTRGAIFARMSPDQKQQLVQELQSLGYYVAMVGDGANDCGALKAAHTGISLSDTESSVASPFTSRETNISCVLTVIREGRAALVTSFGIFKYMASYSLTQFISVMLLYSFESNLTDIEFLYIDLFIISIFAFFFGRTEAYDGPLVKTAPLNSLISITPILSLVTQILIVALFQSVSLWHLQQMDWFKPFNATEKAAENKDDVSCTENYTVFIISSMQYIILAVTFSKGHPYRKSLFTNYGLLTSFICLSLFSVYLATFPFEWLSNWFELILPENVGFRFILVGYGIVNFVISLLMEYFFVDYLVFRKLRYRWHNIDKSRRKFLAIDRDMARDLKWPPISQEPLPEAAPDILIRQNVTEIKIEKRVPESCHPVDTSFMNSPICENFKHFGSAREVTLNPKSLFNDRRNTVSMQTVPCFEDRDSVLKQPNIELTAKRRYNSESEKGINRYEKASFKSHSTNPIATLPRNTAMALQPQKLRDLKSTLMHKSEDGLSPCTQSVLELDILPS